Proteins from one Ficedula albicollis isolate OC2 chromosome 3, FicAlb1.5, whole genome shotgun sequence genomic window:
- the BEND3 gene encoding BEN domain-containing protein 3, whose protein sequence is MNSAEITDDDEVKIPKKNVKVETENDDEALDCSVTSRSAEKHSLDGSVTCLQDSSKRKQTSLGCDGSGGQQDALPSVKKRRFAQEGSLSNMRNRDAGSPTQVNAEQPTKNKNSNVAWLCEEESFSDIITPSYKKPLYGISHKITEKKNPPGAEQFASFELFEKINPSSPSQIRTLNDQRKRDSATAIAVAAATADSESNIYSLIQKMFYTLNTLNTNMTQLHSKVDLLSLEVSRIKKQVSPAESVADFKPPPEYQLTSTELKQIMDQSTSGGDLACRLLVQLFPELFSDDEFGRSCSACGFLNKRKLESLHLQLIRNYVEVCYPSVKNTAVWQLECLPQVNDFFNRFWAQREMENSQQNVQSSSFYETEQVESSHFMEDKEQEEALSLDRSNVIASDYMLDAQDLNEFLDEASSPGEFSVFLLHRLFPELFDHRKLAERYSCFGDSGKQLLDPHRLQIIRRYTEIYFPDVQEEEAWLQQCVQRINDELESTYMDGSECDQMRDDCYDSSSLPDDVSIIKVEDSFEYEKPGRRSKKIWLVPIDFDKLDFPPPDFDVPVPDYLLNKEQIKSIYESSLSIGNFASRLLVLLFPELFTHENLRKQYNCSGSLGKKQLDPTRIKLIRHYVQILYPRAKNDRVWTLEFVGKLDERCRRRDTEQRRSYQQQRKIHVPGPDRREFLTYAINPERFREEYEGPPLPPERSSKDFCKIPLDELVVPNPDFPVPSLYLLSDKEIREIVQQSLSVGNFAARLLVRLFPELFTPENLRLQYNHSGACNKKQLDPIRLRLIRHYVEAVYPVEKMEEVWHYECIPSIDERCRRPNRKKCDILKKAKKAKKVSGSLNC, encoded by the exons ATGAATTCAGCTGAAATCACTGATGATGATGAAG taaaaattcctaaaaaaaatgtgaaagtagaaacagaaaatgacGATGAAGCTCTTGACTGCTCAGTAACTTCCAGATCTGCTGAGAAACACTCACTGGATGGCTCAGTGACTTGTCTACAGGATTCCAGCAAACGGAAACAGACCTCCCTTGGCTGTGATGGGTCAGGAGGCCAGCAGGATGCCTTACCCAGCGTGAAGAAGAGACGCTTTGCGCAAGAG GGCTCCCTTTCAAACATGAGGAACAGAGATGCTGGCTCACCCACTCAGGTAAACGCAGAGCAGCCAACCAAGAACAAGAATTCTAATGTAGCATGGCTCTGTGAAGAAGAATCCTTCAGTGACATAATCACTCCGTCTTATAAAAAACCTCTCTATGGCATCTCACACAAAATCACAGAGAAGAAGAACccaccaggagcagagcagtttgCTTCTTTCGAGTTGTTTGAAAAAATCAACCCCAGCAGTCCCTCGCAAATTCGGACTTTGAACGATCAACGCAAGAGAGACTCGGCCACAGCCATTGCAGtagcagcagccacagcagatTCAGAATCAAATATATATTCTTTgatacagaaaatgttttacaCGCTGAACACTCTCAATACCAATATGACTCAGCTTCACAGTAAAGTTGACCTGTTGTCTCTGGAGGTTAGCAGAATTAAAAAGCAGGTCAGTCCAGCAGAGTCCGTTGCTGACTTCAAGCCTCCCCCGGAGTACCAGCTGACTTCTACAGAACTCAAACAAATCATGGATCAAAGCACATCAGGCGGAGACCTGGCTTGCCGCTTGCTCGtgcagctcttcccagagctcttcagTGACGATGAGTTCGGCAGGAGCTGCAGCGCATGTGGCTTTCTCAACAAAAGGAAACTTGAATCTCTTCATCTCCAGCTTATTCGTAACTATGTGGAAGTTTGTTACCCTTCTGTGAAGAATACAGCTGTGTGGCAGTTGGAGTGTTTGCCTCAAGTCAATGATTTTTTCAATAGATTTTGGGCtcaaagggaaatggaaaacagtCAACAGAATGTGCAATCATCCAGTTTTTATGAGACCGAGCAGGTCGAATCCTCTCATTTTATGGAGGATAAAGAGCAGGAAGAAGCTTTGTCCTTGGACAGGAGTAATGTCATTGCCTCAGATTACATGCTGGATGCTCAGGATCTCAATGAATTCTTAGATGAAGCTTCTTCACCAGGagagttttctgttttcttgttacACAGACTGTTCCCAGAACTCTTTGACCACAGAAAATTAGCTGAAAGGTACAGCTGCTTTGGAGACTCTGGAAAACAACTGCTGGATCCTCATCGGCTTCAAATAATCCGTAGGTACACTGAAATTTACTTTCCAGATGTGCAAGAAGAGGAAGCCTGGTTGCAGCAGTGTGTTCAGCGAATAAATGATGAGCTTGAAAGTACATATATGGATGGAAGTGAATGTGACCAGATGAGAGATGACTGTTACGATTCTTCTAGTTTACCAGATGATGTATCAATCATAAAAGTGGAAGACAGTTTTGAATATGAAAAGCCTGGCAGACGGTCAAAAAAAATTTGGCTTGTACCCATAGATTTTGACAAACTTGACTTTCCCCCTCCTGATTTTGATGTGCCTGTCCCGGATTACCTGTTGAACAAAGAACAGATTAAAAGCATATATGAAAGCAGTCTTTCCATAGGCAACTTTGCATCTCGATTGCTTGTTCTCTTATTTCCTGAACTATTTACTCATGAAAACTTACGGAAGCAATACAACTGTAGCGGATCTTTAGGCAAGAAACAGCTCGACCCCActagaattaaattaattcGACATTATGTGCAGATACTGTACCCCAGAGCAAAGAATGACAGAGTGTGGACTTTGGAGTTTGTTGGGAAGCTTGATGAGAGATGTCGGCGAAGAGACACAGAGCAAAGGCGCTCCTACCAACAGCAACGGAAAATTCACGTGCCAGGGCCCGACAGGAGGGAATTTCTCACCTATGCAATAAACCCTGAGAGATTTCGGGAAGAGTATGAAGGGCCGCCACTGCCACCGGAAAGAAGTAGCAAGGATTTTTGCAAGATACCACTCGATGAACTTGTTGTTCCTAATCCAGACTTCCCTGTGCCTTCTCTGTATTTGCTGTCTGATAAGGAGATAAGAGAGATagtgcagcagagcctgtcAGTTGGCAACTTTGCTGCCAGGCTTCTTGTAAGACTCTTTCCTGAACTCTTTACTCCGGAGAATCTGAGACTGCAGTACAACCATTCGGGTGCTTGTAATAAGAAACAGCTTGATCCCATCAGACTGAGACTGATCCGTCATTATGTGGAGGCAGTTTATCCTGTGGAGAAAATGGAAGAAGTGTGGCATTATGAATGTATACCGAGCATCGATGAAAGGTGCCGGCGTCCTAACAGAAAAAAGTGTGATATACTGAAAAAAgctaagaaagcaaaaaaagtgtCAGGCTCTTTAAACTGCTAA
- the C3H6orf203 gene encoding uncharacterized protein C6orf203 homolog: MTGFRLPISTFRKLNVWFGLWEKFPSNKLYPTWRRSLFCSCQASTVNYRRCFSFSPVRLSALRLSPEYISVLSLRSKSSKSSKRSRQSVQEEEEEEDEDESILEDEFENDPNIIKDYKDLEKVVQSLRYDVILKAGLDMARNKVEDAFYNNELRLNGEKLWKKSRTVKLGDTLDLIIGEDKETGAAVVMRVVLKKLSDKTESEKYKVILRRWKNLKVPKQDVLK; the protein is encoded by the exons ATGACTGGCTTCAGGCTCCCCATCAGCACTTTCAGAAAACTAAATGTCTGGTTCGGACTGTGGGAGAAATTTCCCTCAAATAAACTTTATCCTACTTGGAGGAGAAGCTTATTCTGTAGCTGTCAAGCAAGCACAGTAAACTACAGAAGATGTTTCAGTTTTTCCCCAGTCAGACTCAGTGCACTAAGACTCTCTCCAGAGTATATCTCAGTACTTTCTCTGCggagcaaaagcagcaaaagctcTAAAAGGAGCAGACAAAGCGTacaagaagaggaggaagaagaggatgaagatgaAAGTATTTTGGAAGATGAATTTGAAAATGACCCCAACATAATAAAAGATTACAAGGATCTTGAAAAAGTAGTGCAGTCTCTTCGATATGACGTGATACTGAAAGCTGGCCTGGACATGGCAAGAAA taaAGTAGAAGATGCATTCTACAATAATGAACTCAGGCTGAATGGAGAAAAACTATGGAAGAAAAGTAGAACT GTGAAACTTGGTGACACACTGGATCTCATAATAGGTGAAGATAAagaaacaggagctgctgtagtTATGCGGGtagtcttaaaaaaattatctgacaaaactgaaagtgaaaaatacaaagtCATTTTGAGGCGTTGGAAAAACTTAAAAGTGCCCAAACAGGATGTGCTTAAGTAA